DNA sequence from the Bordetella genomosp. 9 genome:
GCTTCAGCAGACGAACCGCGTGGCGGGACAACGGAATCTCTCGTGCGCGACCGGTCAGATACTGCATCTTATGCTTCACTTTTGCGATTCGCCGGCCGAGGTCGAGCGTCGCTTGACCGAGATCCAGTATTTCTCCCGCACGCATTGCCGTTCGTAAGCCGACGAGGAACGCCAACGCCACTTCCTGGCTTTTGGTTTGCGGGACCCGCCCAGTTCGGTAACCGAGATCCCGGCAGAGCCGTCTGACCTCATGGGCATGCACGCGGCGCGTTCGAGGCGGCGCATCGGCGCCGACGCGCATCCCCTCGAAAGGATAGTGGTCCATCCATTGCCATTCTTTCCGGGCGATGGAAAAGGCGTTGCGCAGCCAATTGATGTCGCGCTGTACCGAAGCAGGGGACACCGGCCTGACCGACCGCCCATCCGGCGCGGTGAAGCCACGAAGACGGGTATCTCGCCAGGCAGCGAGATCCGGCGTCTTCACCGCTCCCAAAGTCTTGCTCGCCAGTGAAGGAAAGTCGCGGAGGAAAGCCTGGACCCGAAGCTGTTCTGCGCGAGCCCCCTGTTTCTGAACGCTGACTTCTTTCGCGTAGCGTTCGAGCATTTGCTGGACCGTGTATCGGTCGCCTGGCGGCGCGCCCTTGAGCTGCCGGAGTTCCACTTCCCTGGCCGTTGCCCACGCCTTCGCTTCGCGTTGCGTACGAAGGATTTTGGAGTCCCGTTCCCCAGCAACATAGACCTGTGCGCGCCAACCGTTCTTGTGCGGGGTGATCGATGCCATGGGGAGTGCTGTGCGTAGAAAATGGGGAGCACAGTGTACAAATCATGGCGTCCGGCGACAAATTTTGGCTGTATGCGGACCCAGTGGTTTCCACCTAATCTCTTGATTTTCCGTTATTTTCTGAAGAGCGGAAAATTCCGGAAATTGTCGATGGTGCCCGGGGCCGGAATCGAACCGGCACGCCTTGCGGCGGGGGATTTTGAGTCCCCTGCGTCTACCAATTTCACCACCCGGGCAGGTCGTGCGCGGGCGTCCTTGACGTTCGACGGACTGGGCAGATCCAGCGGAGGGACCTGCCACGGCTGTGCAAACAGACGCCGCGTGGCGGAAAGGACGGCATTATAGCCGATGCGCGGTTCCCTTGGCGGCGGCACCGCCGGTGGCGATTCCACACCCCCGACTTGAAAAAAACCGCCGCGGC
Encoded proteins:
- a CDS encoding tyrosine-type recombinase/integrase; this translates as MASITPHKNGWRAQVYVAGERDSKILRTQREAKAWATAREVELRQLKGAPPGDRYTVQQMLERYAKEVSVQKQGARAEQLRVQAFLRDFPSLASKTLGAVKTPDLAAWRDTRLRGFTAPDGRSVRPVSPASVQRDINWLRNAFSIARKEWQWMDHYPFEGMRVGADAPPRTRRVHAHEVRRLCRDLGYRTGRVPQTKSQEVALAFLVGLRTAMRAGEILDLGQATLDLGRRIAKVKHKMQYLTGRAREIPLSRHAVRLLKPVANRDKCFTISSASLDALFRKSRDRLLIEDLHFHDSRAEALTRLSRKVDVMTLAKISGHKDVRILQEVYYRETSEQIAARL